Proteins found in one Thermopolyspora flexuosa genomic segment:
- a CDS encoding Glu/Leu/Phe/Val family dehydrogenase gives MTAVFGLSHKDGKAFARTGGHEQVVFCSDERSGLYAIIAIHSTALGPSLGGTRFYPYADENEALADVLRLSRAMSYKNALAGLDLGGGKAVIIGDPAKDKNEALLRAYGRFVQSLGGRYITACDVGTYSEDMDVVARECDYVTGRTVAHGGAGDSSILTAFGVFQGMRASAQHVYGTPSLRGRRVGIEGVGKVGAKLADHLLEDGAEVVVCDVDERAVARLRERHPQVEVVADTDALIASDIDVYAPCALGGVLDDDRVSKLEAKIVCGAANNQLAHPGVEKRLAERGVLYAPDYVVNAGGVIQVADEIEGFSMERARARAERIFDTTLKIFAIAGEEGVPPGVAADRLAERRMSEVGRLRGIWLHR, from the coding sequence ATGACCGCAGTCTTCGGCCTGTCCCACAAGGACGGCAAGGCATTCGCGCGCACCGGCGGACATGAGCAGGTGGTGTTCTGCTCGGACGAGCGCAGCGGGCTGTACGCGATCATCGCGATCCACAGCACCGCGCTCGGCCCGAGCCTCGGCGGCACGCGGTTCTACCCGTACGCCGACGAGAACGAGGCGCTCGCCGACGTGCTCAGGCTCTCCCGGGCGATGTCGTACAAGAACGCCCTCGCCGGGCTCGACCTCGGCGGCGGCAAGGCCGTGATCATCGGGGATCCGGCCAAGGACAAGAACGAGGCGCTGCTGCGCGCCTACGGCCGGTTCGTGCAGTCCCTCGGCGGGCGCTACATCACCGCCTGCGACGTCGGCACCTACAGCGAGGACATGGACGTCGTGGCCCGCGAGTGCGACTACGTGACCGGCCGCACGGTCGCCCACGGCGGCGCCGGCGACTCGTCCATCCTCACCGCCTTCGGGGTCTTCCAGGGCATGCGGGCCTCGGCCCAGCACGTGTACGGCACGCCGTCGCTGCGCGGCAGGCGGGTGGGCATCGAGGGCGTCGGCAAGGTCGGGGCGAAGCTCGCCGATCACCTGCTCGAGGACGGCGCCGAGGTGGTGGTGTGCGACGTCGACGAGCGGGCGGTGGCCCGGCTGCGGGAGCGCCACCCCCAGGTGGAGGTGGTGGCCGACACCGACGCGCTCATCGCGAGCGACATCGACGTCTACGCCCCGTGCGCCCTCGGGGGCGTCCTCGACGACGATCGCGTCTCTAAGCTGGAAGCGAAAATCGTCTGTGGCGCCGCCAACAACCAGCTCGCCCATCCCGGCGTGGAGAAGCGGCTGGCGGAGCGGGGCGTGCTCTACGCACCGGACTACGTCGTCAACGCCGGCGGCGTCATCCAGGTGGCCGACGAGATCGAGGGGTTCAGCATGGAACGTGCCCGAGCCCGCGCGGAGCGGATCTTCGACACCACCCTCAAAATCTTCGCCATCGCCGGTGAAGAGGGCGTCCCGCCGGGCGTGGCAGCGGATAGGCTGGCAGAGCGCAGAATGTCGGAAGTCGGGAGACTTAGGGGCATTTGGCTACACCGGTAG
- a CDS encoding DUF3073 domain-containing protein — translation MGRGRAKAKQVKVARRLKYNSVGTDLDRLREELGVGRGDSTHNRDYADPYEELVDRYADYAREYEESRDDRDEDERPARK, via the coding sequence ATGGGGCGCGGCCGAGCCAAGGCCAAGCAGGTGAAGGTTGCCCGGCGCCTGAAGTACAACAGCGTGGGCACTGATCTTGATCGTCTTCGTGAGGAACTGGGGGTTGGCCGCGGCGATTCCACTCACAACCGTGACTACGCGGATCCGTACGAGGAGCTGGTGGATCGGTACGCCGACTACGCCAGGGAGTACGAGGAATCCCGGGACGACCGCGACGAAGACGAGCGTCCCGCTCGCAAGTAG